In the genome of Aspergillus luchuensis IFO 4308 DNA, chromosome 2, nearly complete sequence, one region contains:
- a CDS encoding uncharacterized protein (BUSCO:EOG09263R62;~COG:S;~EggNog:ENOG410PM7U;~InterPro:IPR011990,IPR019734,IPR013026,IPR039856;~go_function: GO:0005515 - protein binding [Evidence IEA]): protein MQTTPEPHLANGSNLITTFHLAQKAPLILKRQSSSVETVASSPVRGIENYGVVEQLLFSCLQSGDDKSALLCTEQLAARFGMTDERIIGLRGMYEEAVAENPTRLEECLQTYDLALSENPVNLPVLKRRIALLRSLSRPVDAISSLINLLDAVPTDAEAWCELADLYHSQGMSSQAAFCLEEALLIVPNSWNIHAFLGEILYSGACASETTDCSQLLEVSIHHFSRSIELCTDYLRGFYGLVSVGPLIFYLDWC from the exons ATGCAGACGACTCCTGAGCCCCATCTCGCGAATGGTTCGAATTTGATAACCACTTTCCATCTGGCACAGAAGGCACCTCTCATACTTAAGCGTCAGTCTTCCAGTGTGGAAACGGTCGCATCCTCACCGGTACGAGGGATTGAGAACTATGGTGTAGTAGAGCAACTTTTGTTTTCATGCCTACAGTCGGGGGACGACAAATCTGCGCTACTTTGTACTGAGCAACTAGCAGCTCGATTTGGCATGACTGATGAAAGAATAATAGGATTAAGGGGCATGTATGAAGAAGCGGTCGCCGAGAATCCTACCAGACTTGAAGAATGCTTGCAAACATATGACCTCGCGCTTTCCGAAAACCCCGTAAACCTG CCCGTACTAAAGCGTCGGATCGCGCTCCTACGCTCGCTGTCCAGGCCTGTGGATGCCATTTCTAGTCTCATCAACCTCCTAGACGCAGTCCCAACAGATGCGGAGGCTTGGTGCGAACTCGCAGATCTCTACCACTCTCAGGGGATGAGCTCACAAGCAGCTTTCTGTCTTGAGGAGGCCTTATTAATTGTGCCAAATTCTTGGAAT ATTCATGCGTTCCTCGGCGAAATCTTGTATTCGGGTGCCTGTGCTTCTGAAACAACGGATTGTTCCCAGCTTTTGGAGGTGTCGATACATCATTTCTCTCGCAGCATAGAACTCTGCACTGATTATTTGCGGGGATTTTACGG